The nucleotide window AACTGTTTCTTCTTGGGAAGATGGTTTACTATATAAACATGGGCGGTACCCGTTTGCCCATTGTTCAGTTTAAAATCAATGGTGGATGGTTTAATCACCAAACCTATTCTTTTGCTGGTATCGGCGGGTGCTTTACCGGCAAGGGCGGAAGGCATCCTGGCGGGCACCCCTGTTTTACTGGTATCAACAGGGAGCCGCGGTATTGCGCTCTTTTTCCCGGTAGAATCTTGCGCCTTGGCAAGCAAAAAGTTGAACAACAGGAATAATAGAATCAACTGTTTCATAATAATATGGGATTGAAGGCTTAACTAAATATTCGATCTCCCATCGGAACAATAGATCAGATGTTCCAGCTTTCTTATATCCGTTATAATAATTTTTCCATCTTTTATCTGAACGACATTTTCATCACGGAGATCACCGAGGGTTCGTATCAGCGACTCTTTAGCTACGCCGGCGAGGGCTGCCAGATTACAGCGGCTGATGTTCATACTGAACTCGCCCTTATTGGAAGGATTATACTTTTTGTATGTGATCAGCAGCGCTTCAGCCACCTTTTTACGGAGCGGGCTGTAGGCCATTCTGAGCATCTGCTCCTGTTTTTCGGCAATGTTTGCTGCCAGTATATCCAGAAACTTGCGAAGAAAGCTACTGTTATACTCAAAATGATATTCCAGATCAGTCCGGGAAATAATAATGAGTTCTGCATCTTCTATCACTTCAGCTGTTTCGCGGTATCTGCCGCTATCCAGCAGAGCGTTGAATCCGATAAAATCGCCTTCATGATACAGGCCGGTGATCAGCTCTTTTCCTTCTTCATTCCATTTACTGGTTTTTACTTTTCCTTTCAGGATATAAAAAATGGACGCTGCAGTTTTCCCTTCCGAATAGATGATGCGTTTCTTTTTAACGCTTGTTACGTTTCCGTCATCGACCTGCGCTTTCAGCAGCTCGTCTACAGTAGCAACGGGGTTAAAAGAATGCATAATCGGGGTTAATGAATGTTTACAATCAGCTTCCTCTTCAATGATCATTACCTTTTTCATCTTTACTGAATTAATTAGGACATGACAATACATACAAGGCTCGTTTCAACAAACGACTCAGCATTGGAGATATGGCTAAATTTTCTTGAAAGAGAAATAATCTTTCGGGGTTATCATAAGAATAGAGCTATCACGATTTGGGGTGCATACTCAAACAAATCAATCTCTTGTTTTTCATAACAATGGGGTTTAATATTTTGGGGATACATTTACTTTTCCGTTTTGCGAAAGAACCTGACCATTCTGCTTCTATCTACAATTTCGAAGTCTGCCTTTGCTTCCAGCTGTATGCCTACATCTACTGTATAGGATAGTATTCTGGGTTTTATTTTTTCATTGAAAGCCTCCGGATTAAGCGAAACCGCATATTTGCCGGCGGGCACATTGAGAAAATAACTACCCATATCATCTGTCAGCGTGCTATACAGCATGCCTGTACTGTCTGTTGCGATTACTTTGATATTGTTGCGAGGGAAGTTGCTTTTAGCTAAAGAGTCAGAGTTGATCACGATACTCCCTGTAATCACTCTGCTCCTTTTAAAGGGCACGAAAACAGTGACATCTTTGTTGACCGGAATACTCTGGATGATGCCTGATGCAGGAATGACGCCTTTTACATTGTTTGCTCCTCCGAAATCCAATTTATAATTACCTGGAGTTACATTTCTATAGGAAATAGAGCCTCTTTCATCTGAGATAAAGGGAATGCTGTTGATACTGATCTGCAGATTAGGGATAAGCTGTTCTCCTGCATCCTTGATTCCATTAGCATTAACATCAAAAAAAGGTAAAAGGTTTAAGGTATAATACTTTTTCTTGAAAATTAATGGGACATTAAACTTCTTAATAATTGATACACTGATATACTTCTCACTCAGGCCATTAGGTGTCAAACTTCCTGTTTCCAGTGGCACCATGGCAGAGGCATTTACATCCAGTCCGTTCTTGCCGCCACTGTAGTTGATATTACCGCCTATCTGATGGTACATGGTTTTATCGTAAAGCGATTTGGAGAAATTGTAATAAACATTTGTCCTTACTCTTTTAAACAAATTGAACATTAGATAAGGCCCTGCCAGCACTGTCTGAACATATCGCAGAAAGTTTTTTTCGGTGGTATTGTCAAAAATCGGCTGCTGCATATAATTCCCCTTCACCCCAAAAAACTTATAACTTGCAGAGACATTTGTATTAGTCAATAATACAGGCTTTTTATTGGTCCCGTAAGAGCTATTATAACCGCTGAGCGAGTTCAGGATGAAGTTAAATTTCTTGCCGGCCCGTTGTCCGAAAGATACCTCCCCGAATATATATTTGGGCATCGTAGTTGCAACCGAAGCGCTCTGTTCCAAAAAGCCAGTGCTTAGTGACAAAGACCTGTTCATCGAAGAATTGCTGTATTTCAGCCCATACTTGGTGAAATTGAATTTAAATGCATCCGTATTATAGATCGTGTCCCGAAGCGTATTTACACCAGACCGGTTGTACTGATAAAAAATACCCAGTGCATTGTTTTTAAACTTCCAGCTTACATCATGGGAATGGAACAACAGTCCTTTGTTAAGTCCCGGGTAATAATCACCATTATATTGTATCATGCTGGAAAAATTAATCCTTTTACCTCTATAGGAGAAATTATATCCCAGTGCGGCTCCTGGCTTGTCCGGAAAACCGGCCACCTTGCGCAGATAATGGTCTATTCCTACACCTGCATTCACCCCCAGCGTCACCTTCTCTGTATTGAATAACTGTACTTCATTGTTAAAAAGATAAGCGGTACGATGCAGACCATGATCAAAGTCTGCAGATACTCCCTGGAGGATATTTATTTTTTTGAGGGAATATTTTGCCGTACCTGTGATATTATCATTCATGTAGTAGGTCATGAAATCGCTATGCTTGGTAACACTTAAAGTAAATACCGTATTGGGGTTGGATCTGTAAGTAAGTTTTCCCCCGCTTCCGTAGGTGAAAAAATATTTGATATCGCTCATATGGCCCAGATAAAGATCCCAGTGTTTAGATTGATAACCGAAGCCAAACACATTTTTTTCCAGGGTATTGCCGAGGCCGTATTGTTTTGTCCGGTAAAAAAAGGAAAGCTTGTTGTCACCAATGGGGATCTCACCGTGCATACCACCATAGTAACTAACCTGCTTTCCCCATATCATAACGCCTGTTTCGAACCAGAGCGGAAATATCGGGTACGGGGATTCTTTTTCCTTTCGTTCATGCTGTGCCCTTTCCAGCTTAACGTAGTTCATATAACTAACACCTGAGGTGTCTGTAACATTTACGTTCAGTTTTTCCGTCATCAGCTTGCTTATGGCCTTGTCCTTCAGCGTGTAGGAAAAAGTACATATCGTATCTGCACCGGGAGTGAGCCGGATAGCTTTAGAACTATTGATCTCAAGATTATTATTTCTCACATTGGTCAGATACGTTCCGGGTATGGTACCGGTGTTCCTTACCCGGAGCGTTATTTTAAAATCCTTTTCCTGACCTTTCAACGTGACGACATTAGTAATAGGGGTAACATAAAACTCACAGATGGGTTCCGCTTTTATATAAAACTTATAAGCTTTTGCATCAACCTGCACCTTCACCGGCTCCCAGGACGCCGGTGCATTCTGCAACCGCATCAGCACAACCGGTATAATCTCTGACTGACCGGCTTCCAGCACTTTGCTCATCACCTTTGCAGGGGCCATTAGCCGCCAGCCATCCGGGACCGTCACCGATAAATTAAATGATTGTGCCCGGTTATCCTTATTGAAAATCTTAATGTTATTATATAAGAAGCGGTTATTTTTATTGGCAGTCAGCGAGTCCCTGACGGTTACTGCAAAACCGGTGGCTCCCTGCCCGAATACAACCGGGCTATAGAGATTACAGCTAAGCTGCCATAACACATACAATATGGGTAACGACCATTTCATCGGGCTGACAGGGGGTTTGACATCGAACATTATATCTAGCGCAAAAAACATCCAACTTAGTGAGGTAACATCCAACTTAATGAGGTAACATCCAATTTATTTGAGGTAACATCCAACATTTATAGATAACATACATCTGATAGAAAACATACATCCAATAAACATCCAACAAAATATCCAACGAAATATCCAGCATGAAGATTTTTGGGGCAAGTAAGCCTCTTCCGGAGAAAAGGCTTACTTAAGCGTCCAATCTTAGGTATTATAACTGTGTTGCAGTCAAAATAACGCCGAGGTTGTAAGAACCAGCAGCAAAGTCCCATCCTGGATCTGCTTTAAATTTCAGACCAAAAGGTTTATTTAAACCATGAACACCATTGTTGATCAATGGAGCAGCCGCTACTGTCAGCGGATTCCATGTCATTGGAGTTGCGTTGGTACCACCAGTGCCATTGCTGGCCAGGTTGTAAGACAGTGTGCCGCAAGGCATTGTTGTATTGCCACCGCCAGGACCAACATACAGGAAGTTGGGGGAAGCAGATTTAATAGTTACGTTGAAGTTCCTGTTGGAACTTACAGAGAAAGTGCTGGTATGGTGACCGAAGAAGTCTTCCAGTACCTGACCTTCGTTATAATCGTCCTTGGAATCGAACTTAGCAGTTAAGATATCCAGTGGAGGACAGATTTCAATGATGTTTTCCAGACAAAGGCTAACAAGAACCACAGCGTGATCACAAGCGAGGTCAAAATTGCAGCATCCGGGACCATCAGGACGACGATCAGCAACGGGAGCGGCACCTGTTTGGGCGTAACCTGCAAAGGCAGCAAGAGCAAAAGCTGCAGATAAAATAAGCTTTTTCATTTTTTTTGGGTTTAAAGAGTTTTGAGAAAACAGCATCCTGAGACTGAAATGCGCATTTTTTAGTCAGGGGTTTATGACACAATATTAGAGTTAAAATCTTTTCGCAAAGATGACCGTCATCATCATTTTAAAATTCTTTTAACAACTTTATGGCATACTCGTTTTTAAACTCTCTAAACAAGCCATAGAAAAGGATTACAGGTATTTGTACGTATTTTCCCGTTAAGCATTGGTTAACGGGAAAATACATCCGAAAATCCATTTTTTTATACCTCTTCCCGCAACTGATCGAGGATTGCTTTTATTTCCTTCAGATACTTGCCGTAATATAATTTTATCCACCACTCCATAGACAGGCTTACCAACAATGTAAACGTCACAAATGCAATAATCACAGTAATGATGGTGATATCCTCAATATGCCTGTCTGCAAAGAATCTGGCCAACTTAGCATCCACCAATCCGTATACCGTCACAAAGCCCAGCGCCAGCATCAGTATGCTATAGGTACAAGACCTATACATCTCTATATTCAGTTTGATATCATAATATACCGCGTACAAATGGTCTTTGGTAGTCAACATATTGGAATTTAAACGTCTGTAAAACAGTAGGAATTTACTGAAGTAATATCCGCTGATGGCCAGCATCACACCATACAGACAATAATAAGCTGACTGCGTAGTCCTGTCCATTCCAAAATACTTCGGAAAAAAAGCCAGTATAATGATAGATAACAGCTGAACTATGCCTTCCTGCTGCATCATCTTCCTGATCTTATCCACCGGCTGCCCCACTGCTTTGATCTTTGCAAGATTGCCGGGCACTACAATATGACGGTTGTCGTCATCATTATTCCATACAGATTGTATATCATCAAAATTCATAACCTTGTTGTTTTATCAGTTCTTTTAATTTTGTTTTAGCCCGATTGAGTTTCACTCTGGCATTCACTTCCGATATGCCCAGGTTTTCCCCAATCTCTTTATGCGAGTAGTTCTCCAGATGATAGAACACCAGCGCCTTTTCCAGCTTTTCCAGCTGCTGGACTGCCCTGTAAAAGTGATGCAACTGCTGCTCCCTGACTGTCCATTGTTGTTCTTCTACTGCCAGATATTCCGGCATTGCATCCGAGGTCTGCAGTTGCCGCTTTTCCTTCTTCAGAAAAACAATAGCCGTATTCAGGGCCACGCGATACATCCAGGTAGAAAAGCTGCTCTGATGCTGAAAAGATCCGTAGGACTTCCACAGCTGATAAACAATTTCCTGAAACAGGTCTTGTTGATCATCAGCCGTATCCATATACATTTTACAGATCTTGTGAATGATGCCTTTGTTTTTTTCGATGTGTGCAAGAAATTCCTGTTCCTTATTTTCCAAGTCGGATAGCTTTTAGTACAAAATAGGTATACAAGACTAGTGGTATTCTTTCCGGCCAGAACCGGTACAATGCCTTATGTGTGCCCCCGGATGACGATCATGATGTTATTCATATTTCAAATCATTTACATCATTAGTAGCACACCATGAACTTTCGTTACAGCTTTTCCGAAAAAAAATAAAAAAATCCCGTTTCTCCCAATCCAACAGCATTTTTCATCCCCTCCGACAAAATCATCTTCAAATAATTGCCTATATAAAATGCCTCTTATTTATGGGCAACAACTGCTATCTTCGGTCAAACTTTACCATAGACCGCATGAAATATCTTTTATTGACATTGTTATTGATTAGCCGTTTTAGCACCCATGCCCAGCAACTTCCCCTCACCACCGTCACAGACATCGCCCGTTCACTGACAGACCAACAGGTACTCACGGCTACCGGCCGGGATGAACTGATACGGTTTGCCGGAGGACAACCCCTGAAATTATACGAAGGCCTGGATACCGTTGCCCTGCAAGGGATTACACAATCCGTCTTTGTAGCAGATGCAGGCCTCATCGACAGGATACCCGGTCAAACCCGCATCCCGCCTGCCCTCCTGGACTCCCTCGCTCATATTGACCACTACCCCTGGTCTGGCCACACCGAACAGTTTGCTGAAGAACAATTCCTGCAACAGCAGTTTCCTTCCCGCCGGGACCTGTTCAACTTTCTGCTCCTTGCTACCGACTTTTATCGCTTCAATTATACAAACGATCTGAGCTATAATAATACCCTGGCTATCTTGGTAAGCCGCATTGGCGGCT belongs to Chitinophaga sp. HK235 and includes:
- a CDS encoding Crp/Fnr family transcriptional regulator: MKKVMIIEEEADCKHSLTPIMHSFNPVATVDELLKAQVDDGNVTSVKKKRIIYSEGKTAASIFYILKGKVKTSKWNEEGKELITGLYHEGDFIGFNALLDSGRYRETAEVIEDAELIIISRTDLEYHFEYNSSFLRKFLDILAANIAEKQEQMLRMAYSPLRKKVAEALLITYKKYNPSNKGEFSMNISRCNLAALAGVAKESLIRTLGDLRDENVVQIKDGKIIITDIRKLEHLIYCSDGRSNI
- a CDS encoding RNA polymerase sigma factor; the protein is MENKEQEFLAHIEKNKGIIHKICKMYMDTADDQQDLFQEIVYQLWKSYGSFQHQSSFSTWMYRVALNTAIVFLKKEKRQLQTSDAMPEYLAVEEQQWTVREQQLHHFYRAVQQLEKLEKALVFYHLENYSHKEIGENLGISEVNARVKLNRAKTKLKELIKQQGYEF